In a single window of the Micrococcaceae bacterium Sec5.7 genome:
- a CDS encoding Chromate resistance protein ChrB: MTATEEPSWLVMLVQMPSEPSRHRVAVWRELRRFGAAPVGQGAWTAPDVPLCRQGADKARGLALAGGGQLMVLTTLSGDADAAKLRILFDAAREDEWSEFSSDCAKFKDEIASEIAKRKFTLAELEEEEQSLERLRRWFRANRSRDVFGGPLAERAEMDLAACTTDLEEFSGHVYSELHA, from the coding sequence GTGACCGCAACCGAAGAACCGTCCTGGCTGGTAATGCTCGTGCAGATGCCCTCGGAGCCGTCCCGGCATCGGGTGGCGGTCTGGCGGGAACTAAGGCGCTTCGGCGCTGCCCCTGTCGGGCAAGGCGCCTGGACGGCGCCCGATGTTCCCCTCTGCCGGCAAGGGGCGGACAAGGCCCGCGGTCTGGCCCTCGCCGGCGGCGGCCAGCTGATGGTGCTCACCACTCTGTCCGGAGACGCCGACGCCGCGAAGCTGCGGATTCTCTTTGACGCCGCCCGCGAGGACGAATGGTCCGAGTTCAGTTCCGACTGCGCCAAATTCAAGGACGAGATCGCCAGCGAAATCGCGAAGCGCAAATTCACGCTGGCCGAACTCGAAGAGGAAGAACAGAGCCTGGAACGGCTGCGGCGGTGGTTCCGCGCGAACCGCTCACGGGACGTCTTCGGTGGTCCGCTGGCCGAACGGGCCGAGATGGACCTGGCCGCCTGCACCACTGACCTTGAAGAATTCTCCGGTCACGTTTACAGCGAGCTGCACGCATGA
- a CDS encoding MFS transporter, translated as MTSPEPTRTTRTSTAPLYAAGFVTAFGAHSIAAGMGAQSDNIGLTLLNLGILLAVYDLSEVFLKPVFGALSDRIGPKPVIVGGLLAFALLSLIGLWAADPLMLGLARLGQGAAASAFSPASSAMVARLAGGKKSGTYFGRYGSWKSLGYVIGPLLGAGLIQAGGFSLLFAALSVLAAATGVWVALSVSPLEPLPRQRYTVLDLARQVTERRFLVPTLVLAASTGALGAAIGFLPALAVRHGLGPVSGTAAVSVLAIASVLTQPWVGRMRDQHRISDSRGMATGLLLTAAGIALLALAPGIVTIFVAAAMIGTGIGTATPLGFAHLADTTPPERIGRTMGSAELGRELGDAGGPLLVGGIATLAGLPLGLGVLALCVAAASAAKPGDVQKDQGSK; from the coding sequence ATGACCTCTCCTGAGCCAACACGGACCACCCGCACGTCCACGGCACCGCTGTACGCGGCTGGGTTCGTGACGGCCTTCGGAGCCCACAGCATAGCCGCCGGCATGGGTGCCCAAAGCGACAACATCGGTCTGACCCTTCTGAACCTAGGCATTCTGCTCGCCGTCTACGACCTGTCCGAAGTGTTTCTCAAGCCGGTCTTCGGGGCACTGAGCGACCGGATAGGGCCCAAGCCGGTCATTGTGGGAGGACTCCTGGCCTTTGCCCTGCTCTCCCTCATTGGGCTGTGGGCCGCGGACCCGCTCATGCTCGGGCTGGCGCGCCTCGGCCAGGGTGCTGCTGCCTCGGCGTTCTCGCCTGCGTCCTCTGCCATGGTGGCCAGGCTGGCCGGCGGCAAGAAATCCGGCACCTACTTTGGGCGGTACGGGTCCTGGAAGAGCCTGGGCTACGTCATCGGACCGCTCCTGGGCGCCGGACTGATACAGGCCGGTGGATTCTCCCTGCTGTTCGCCGCGCTCTCGGTCCTGGCCGCCGCAACGGGAGTCTGGGTGGCACTGTCCGTGTCTCCCCTGGAGCCGCTCCCGCGCCAGCGATACACGGTGCTGGACCTTGCACGCCAGGTAACAGAACGGCGGTTTCTGGTGCCCACCCTTGTCCTGGCAGCGTCGACAGGCGCACTGGGTGCGGCCATCGGCTTCCTTCCGGCCCTCGCCGTCAGACACGGTCTCGGCCCTGTCAGCGGGACCGCGGCCGTCAGCGTCCTGGCCATCGCCTCGGTGCTCACGCAGCCATGGGTCGGAAGGATGCGCGACCAGCACCGCATCAGTGACTCCCGCGGCATGGCCACGGGGCTCCTGCTCACCGCCGCCGGCATCGCGCTTCTGGCGCTGGCCCCGGGGATCGTCACCATCTTCGTCGCCGCGGCGATGATCGGCACGGGCATCGGAACCGCCACGCCGTTGGGCTTCGCCCACCTGGCAGACACCACCCCGCCCGAACGAATCGGCCGCACCATGGGCTCGGCAGAACTCGGCAGGGAACTGGGAGACGCCGGAGGTCCACTCCTCGTCGGCGGGATCGCCACCCTCGCAGGACTGCCGCTCGGCTTGGGGGTCCTCGCCCTGTGCGTCGCGGCGGCAAGCGCAGCCAAGCCAGGCGATGTACAAAAAGATCAGGGCTCCAAATAG
- a CDS encoding cupredoxin domain-containing protein: protein MEITIKDFAYQGPVSVSPGAKVTVINKDAQAHTVTADEGKAFEVIVKGDPVEFTAPMKPGSYPFHCAYHSNMTGTLIVK, encoded by the coding sequence GTGGAGATCACCATTAAGGATTTCGCCTATCAGGGACCGGTCTCGGTCAGTCCCGGCGCAAAGGTCACCGTGATCAATAAGGACGCCCAGGCCCACACCGTCACCGCTGACGAGGGCAAAGCGTTCGAGGTCATCGTCAAGGGCGACCCGGTCGAGTTCACGGCGCCGATGAAACCAGGCTCGTACCCCTTCCACTGCGCCTATCACAGCAACATGACGGGAACCCTGATCGTCAAGTGA
- a CDS encoding class F sortase yields MKNKGLGRRGRRLVSAAAILLLTSGAITVGIGLQSHASPGPTAPTAVSTATVPSPPASAPSSARARPSAPPKKPSPAVSSGPVLPGSAPARVAIPAIGVDSSLLRLGKDADGTIAVPPGDAGSPAGWYRYSPTPGEPGSSVILGHVNSVQSPVGVFYRLHEMKNGQQVSVTRDDRTVAVFRVYRVKTYDKNRFPTIEVYKNAERAELRLITCGGYQPSTGEYTQNTVAYAYLISSHLA; encoded by the coding sequence ATGAAAAACAAGGGACTTGGCCGCCGCGGACGCCGCCTGGTGTCGGCGGCGGCCATCCTGCTCCTGACCAGCGGAGCCATCACCGTAGGCATTGGCCTGCAAAGCCATGCCTCGCCCGGACCGACAGCCCCAACGGCCGTGTCGACGGCGACAGTACCCTCCCCGCCAGCATCGGCCCCCTCATCGGCGCGGGCGCGGCCGTCCGCGCCGCCCAAAAAGCCCTCGCCGGCTGTTTCATCGGGGCCCGTATTGCCCGGCTCCGCACCGGCCAGAGTGGCCATCCCCGCCATCGGGGTGGATTCAAGCCTGCTGAGGCTGGGCAAAGACGCCGACGGCACGATTGCCGTGCCGCCCGGCGACGCCGGTTCCCCGGCCGGCTGGTACAGATACTCACCCACGCCCGGCGAGCCGGGATCCTCGGTGATACTCGGCCACGTGAACTCGGTGCAGAGCCCTGTCGGGGTGTTCTACCGACTTCATGAGATGAAGAACGGTCAACAGGTCTCCGTGACGCGGGATGACCGGACAGTCGCAGTTTTCCGGGTCTACCGGGTAAAAACTTACGACAAGAACCGGTTCCCCACCATCGAGGTGTACAAAAACGCCGAAAGGGCCGAACTGCGGCTGATTACCTGCGGAGGGTACCAGCCCTCCACTGGCGAATACACCCAGAACACGGTCGCCTACGCCTACCTCATTTCAAGCCACCTAGCCTGA
- a CDS encoding GNAT family N-acetyltransferase, which produces MPHLIAPTERLHAAWLKAHAEWGAGLHEDGFGLLPTDEVDSPDGFAAWVARLAEDSVRCTYRWIIQGDQVLGGIALRHEFSDFVQWAGHIGYGIRPSARRRGLATWALGRMVDEARVLGMDRMLVVCEAGNGASAKTIERQDGILEDDCDSENGAAWRYWIRISEPSK; this is translated from the coding sequence ATGCCCCACCTGATCGCACCTACCGAACGCCTGCACGCCGCCTGGCTCAAGGCACATGCCGAGTGGGGCGCCGGCCTCCACGAGGATGGTTTTGGACTGTTGCCGACCGATGAGGTCGACTCACCCGACGGGTTCGCGGCCTGGGTGGCGCGGCTCGCCGAAGACTCGGTCCGTTGCACATACCGGTGGATCATCCAGGGTGACCAAGTGCTCGGCGGGATCGCGCTGCGGCACGAGTTCAGCGACTTCGTGCAGTGGGCCGGGCACATCGGCTACGGTATCCGGCCCTCCGCGCGCCGACGTGGGCTGGCCACTTGGGCACTGGGTCGGATGGTGGATGAGGCTCGGGTGCTAGGCATGGACCGGATGCTGGTTGTCTGCGAGGCCGGCAACGGCGCCTCTGCTAAGACGATCGAGCGCCAAGACGGCATCCTCGAGGATGACTGCGACAGCGAAAACGGCGCCGCGTGGCGCTACTGGATCAGAATCAGTGAGCCGAGCAAGTAA
- a CDS encoding ABC transporter ATP-binding protein: protein MTFDLEATVKARRFDVSLSLGAAETVAILGPNGAGKSTLLAVIAGLLRPDSGRATIDDTTLFDLGPGRTIWSAPHRRGTALLAQEALLFPHLSALDNVAFGPRSAGASRAAARETARHWLAEVDAESLAARRPGQLSGGQAQRVAVARALAAEPELLLLDEPMAALDIHAAPMLRRLLKRVLTGRRAIIITHDILDALMLADRVIILEDGRISEEGPTREILQRPRSRFAAGLAGLNLMTGTVTNLGIITAEGLNIAGRHEDSIIPGQDGVAVFPPSAVSVFPTEEHGSPRNSFPVLITDLEPHGDQIRVRAGGLAADITPAASADLALTPGMTVYFVIKAAAISISPA, encoded by the coding sequence GTGACCTTTGATCTGGAGGCCACCGTCAAGGCGCGCCGCTTCGACGTCTCACTCAGCCTCGGTGCGGCGGAAACCGTGGCCATTCTGGGCCCCAACGGGGCCGGGAAGTCGACACTCCTGGCGGTGATTGCGGGTTTGCTCCGTCCGGACAGCGGCCGGGCCACCATTGACGACACGACGCTCTTCGACCTGGGTCCGGGACGAACTATCTGGAGCGCCCCGCACCGCCGGGGCACGGCGCTGCTGGCCCAGGAGGCTCTCCTGTTTCCGCACCTGAGCGCCCTGGACAACGTCGCCTTCGGGCCACGCAGCGCCGGGGCATCCAGGGCGGCCGCGCGGGAGACCGCCCGGCACTGGCTCGCTGAAGTCGACGCCGAATCCCTCGCGGCACGCCGGCCGGGCCAATTGTCAGGAGGCCAGGCCCAGCGCGTGGCCGTGGCACGGGCACTGGCCGCCGAGCCGGAGCTGCTGCTGCTCGACGAGCCCATGGCAGCCCTAGACATCCACGCCGCACCAATGCTACGCCGCCTGCTGAAGCGCGTCCTGACCGGACGCCGGGCCATCATCATTACCCACGACATTCTCGACGCCCTCATGCTCGCGGACCGCGTCATCATCCTCGAAGACGGCCGCATCAGCGAAGAAGGCCCCACCCGCGAGATCCTTCAACGACCGCGGAGCAGGTTCGCCGCCGGCCTGGCCGGGCTGAACCTCATGACCGGCACGGTCACCAACCTCGGCATCATCACAGCCGAGGGCCTGAACATCGCCGGCCGCCACGAAGACAGCATCATCCCCGGGCAGGACGGCGTGGCGGTATTCCCGCCGTCAGCCGTGTCCGTGTTCCCCACCGAAGAACACGGGAGCCCACGAAACTCGTTCCCGGTGCTCATCACAGACCTGGAACCCCACGGCGATCAGATCCGGGTACGCGCCGGTGGGTTGGCCGCAGACATCACACCGGCCGCCTCGGCGGACCTCGCACTGACACCTGGCATGACCGTGTACTTCGTGATCAAGGCCGCTGCGATCTCCATCTCTCCGGCCTAA
- a CDS encoding ABC transporter permease, translating into MKHVRGSGYEGIPRWVYVIAVAGGLFVLLPLAAMVAKVNWPQFIPLITSDASLTALGLSLRTSAASTFLCIVMGVPLALVLARGQFPGQRFLRSFVLLPLVLPPVVGGIALLYTFGRQGLLGKSLELAGIQIAFSTTAVVLAQTFVALPFLVVSLEGSLRTAGNKYEAVAATLGARPTTVLRRVTIPLVLPGLASGAVLSFARSLGEFGATLTFAGSLQGVTRTLPLEIYLQRETDADAAVALSLVLVAVAVIVVGLSYGRRRQSGSSVEAGR; encoded by the coding sequence ATGAAGCACGTCAGGGGCAGCGGGTACGAGGGCATCCCGCGGTGGGTGTACGTCATCGCCGTGGCGGGCGGTCTGTTCGTCCTGCTGCCTCTGGCCGCCATGGTCGCCAAGGTCAACTGGCCCCAATTCATTCCGCTCATCACCTCGGACGCGTCGCTGACGGCGCTCGGATTGAGCCTGCGAACTTCGGCAGCGAGCACGTTCCTGTGCATCGTGATGGGTGTGCCGCTGGCATTGGTCCTGGCCCGCGGGCAGTTCCCCGGTCAGCGGTTTCTGCGCTCGTTCGTCCTGCTGCCCCTCGTTCTTCCGCCCGTCGTCGGCGGCATCGCCCTGCTCTACACCTTCGGACGGCAGGGCCTGCTGGGAAAATCACTGGAGCTAGCGGGCATCCAGATAGCCTTCTCCACCACCGCCGTCGTCCTGGCCCAGACGTTCGTGGCCCTGCCGTTTTTGGTGGTCAGCCTCGAGGGTTCACTGCGCACTGCCGGAAACAAATACGAGGCAGTCGCTGCCACCCTCGGGGCTCGGCCCACCACCGTCCTGCGCCGCGTCACGATCCCGCTGGTACTGCCCGGTCTGGCCTCCGGAGCAGTGTTGTCGTTCGCCAGGAGCCTGGGCGAATTCGGCGCCACCCTGACGTTCGCCGGAAGCCTTCAGGGAGTCACGCGGACCCTGCCGCTGGAAATCTACCTCCAGCGCGAAACCGACGCCGATGCCGCCGTCGCGCTCTCCCTGGTCCTCGTGGCCGTTGCCGTCATCGTGGTCGGCCTAAGCTATGGGCGGCGAAGGCAGAGCGGCAGCTCGGTCGAGGCGGGCCGGTGA
- the modA gene encoding molybdate ABC transporter substrate-binding protein — MRITRKNITALFAASALAFGLVGCASGTLGATGSGSASASTSATPKLSGTVTVFAAASLKATFTKLAGEFETANPGTKVTLNFAGSSDLVTQITQGAPADVFASADTKNMAKLSDAKLIDGTASNFATNVLEIAVPPSNPASISSFADLAKPGVKVVVCAPQVPCGAATETVEKATGTTLTPVSEESSVTDVLGKVTSGEADAGLVYVTDVKTAGDKVKGIPVPESDKAVNTYPIATVGASKNKDLAKAFIAMITGSEGKTVLTDAGFGTK; from the coding sequence ATGAGGATCACACGCAAGAACATCACGGCCCTGTTCGCTGCAAGCGCCCTGGCCTTCGGCCTGGTCGGCTGCGCTTCGGGCACCCTGGGAGCGACGGGCAGCGGCTCCGCCAGTGCCAGCACCAGCGCGACGCCAAAACTGTCCGGGACCGTGACCGTCTTTGCTGCAGCATCCCTGAAGGCAACGTTCACGAAGCTCGCCGGCGAGTTCGAGACCGCCAACCCGGGCACCAAAGTCACGCTCAACTTCGCCGGGTCCTCGGACCTCGTCACCCAGATCACCCAGGGCGCCCCGGCAGATGTCTTCGCGTCAGCCGACACGAAGAACATGGCCAAGCTTTCCGACGCCAAGCTCATCGACGGGACCGCCAGCAACTTCGCCACCAACGTCCTGGAAATCGCCGTCCCGCCGTCCAACCCGGCGTCGATCAGCTCCTTCGCCGATCTGGCCAAGCCGGGTGTGAAGGTTGTTGTCTGCGCCCCCCAGGTTCCCTGCGGCGCCGCCACCGAAACCGTTGAAAAGGCCACGGGCACCACCCTGACGCCGGTCAGTGAGGAATCATCCGTGACTGATGTGCTCGGCAAGGTCACTTCAGGCGAGGCTGACGCCGGACTGGTCTACGTCACCGACGTCAAAACCGCCGGCGACAAGGTCAAGGGCATCCCCGTCCCCGAGTCAGACAAAGCCGTCAATACGTACCCGATCGCCACAGTCGGTGCCAGCAAGAACAAGGACCTGGCCAAGGCATTCATCGCCATGATCACCGGCAGCGAGGGCAAGACGGTCCTGACCGACGCCGGATTCGGCACCAAGTAA
- a CDS encoding TOBE domain-containing protein, translating into MPKIRVSEAARFLGVSDDTVRRWTENGILTPIKDDSGRLAVDGLELAHLARDQAQLPEDPTHVGRSARNRFVGLVTGITADKVMAQVELQCGPFRVVSLMSSEAVRELGLELGSVATAVVKATTVIIETPQGKSII; encoded by the coding sequence ATGCCGAAAATACGAGTATCTGAAGCAGCACGGTTTCTGGGCGTCAGCGACGACACCGTCAGACGCTGGACCGAAAACGGAATCCTGACCCCGATCAAGGACGACTCCGGCCGCCTGGCCGTCGACGGACTCGAGCTGGCCCATCTGGCCCGCGACCAGGCACAGCTGCCCGAAGACCCGACCCATGTGGGCCGTTCCGCGCGCAACCGCTTCGTCGGGCTGGTCACGGGCATCACTGCCGACAAGGTCATGGCTCAGGTCGAGCTCCAGTGCGGGCCCTTCCGGGTGGTGTCACTCATGAGCAGCGAAGCCGTCCGTGAACTCGGGCTCGAACTCGGATCCGTGGCCACCGCAGTGGTCAAGGCCACCACCGTCATCATCGAAACACCCCAAGGAAAGAGCATCATATGA
- a CDS encoding sodium:solute symporter: MSIVPSSAVATSAVMAEGPTRSIDGVALAVVVVLFVLVGVLGFYAARWRGGGKEGLHTLDEWGLGGRKFGTWVTWFLLGGDIYTAYTFVAVPAAMWATGAVSGFFAVPYTIVLYPIVFLLMSRLWSVSHRHGFVTTADFVGGRYGSKPLSIAIALTGMVATMPYIALQLVGIKAVLTVLGVGSPDNPLLNDLPLIIAFVVLAAYTFTSGLRAPAMIAVVKDVLIYLAVIVAIIYLPAKFGGWGTIFDAAQTKMTAISPATGKPVGAIIPGAASYSAYWTLALGSAMALFMYPHSVTGVLATKSRNTIRKNAALLPLYSLVLGFLALLGYVAIAAGTKPTELDGKTINPQLVVPQLFLDNFPSWFAGVALAAIAVGALVPAAIMSIAAANLFTRNIYRDVFRPDVTPRTEAKVSKIASLVVKFGALIFVIAMDQSAAINMQLLGGIWILQTFPSIVAGLYTRWFHRWALLAGWAAGIIYGSVAAYNVVSPATKQHFGGSIAAIPGTDVQVYIAVVAFAINLIVAVLLTLVFHAVKLADGKDITRRSDYGANEHNPKVAELSTRFPRTPIA, encoded by the coding sequence ATGAGCATCGTTCCAAGCTCCGCCGTCGCAACCTCCGCTGTGATGGCTGAAGGTCCCACCAGAAGCATCGACGGCGTGGCACTGGCCGTCGTCGTCGTACTTTTTGTGCTGGTGGGTGTCCTGGGTTTCTATGCCGCCCGCTGGCGCGGCGGCGGCAAGGAAGGCCTGCATACGCTGGACGAGTGGGGCTTGGGCGGCCGCAAGTTCGGAACATGGGTGACGTGGTTCCTGCTGGGAGGCGACATCTATACGGCGTACACGTTCGTGGCCGTGCCCGCGGCGATGTGGGCCACCGGCGCGGTGAGCGGCTTCTTCGCAGTGCCGTACACGATCGTGCTCTACCCCATAGTGTTCCTGCTGATGAGCCGGCTGTGGTCCGTCTCGCACCGGCACGGCTTCGTCACCACCGCGGACTTTGTGGGCGGGAGGTACGGCAGCAAACCGCTCTCCATTGCCATCGCGCTCACCGGCATGGTGGCCACCATGCCCTACATCGCGCTGCAGCTTGTGGGCATCAAAGCGGTGCTGACTGTGTTGGGCGTGGGCAGCCCGGATAACCCGTTGCTCAACGATCTGCCGCTGATCATCGCCTTCGTGGTGCTGGCCGCATACACCTTCACCTCCGGGCTGCGTGCCCCGGCCATGATCGCCGTCGTCAAGGACGTGCTGATCTACCTGGCTGTGATCGTGGCCATCATCTACCTGCCGGCCAAGTTCGGCGGCTGGGGCACCATTTTCGATGCGGCCCAGACCAAGATGACGGCGATCAGCCCCGCCACAGGCAAGCCCGTCGGCGCCATCATCCCCGGCGCGGCCAGCTACTCGGCGTACTGGACGTTGGCGCTGGGCTCGGCCATGGCATTGTTCATGTATCCGCATTCGGTCACTGGTGTGCTGGCGACCAAGAGCCGGAATACGATCCGGAAGAATGCCGCACTGCTGCCGCTCTACTCCCTGGTTCTCGGCTTCCTGGCGCTGCTGGGTTACGTGGCCATTGCCGCAGGGACCAAACCGACCGAGCTCGACGGCAAGACGATCAATCCGCAGCTGGTGGTTCCGCAGCTGTTCCTGGACAATTTCCCGTCCTGGTTTGCCGGCGTCGCGCTGGCCGCGATCGCCGTCGGCGCCCTGGTGCCGGCCGCCATCATGTCCATTGCGGCGGCAAACCTGTTCACCCGCAACATCTACCGGGACGTTTTCCGGCCCGATGTCACACCCAGGACGGAGGCCAAAGTCTCCAAGATAGCCTCGCTGGTGGTGAAGTTCGGGGCGCTGATCTTCGTCATCGCGATGGACCAGTCCGCCGCCATCAATATGCAGCTGCTGGGTGGCATCTGGATCCTGCAGACCTTCCCATCCATCGTGGCCGGCCTGTATACGCGCTGGTTCCACCGGTGGGCGCTGCTCGCAGGCTGGGCAGCGGGCATCATTTACGGGAGTGTGGCCGCGTACAACGTGGTCAGCCCGGCGACGAAGCAGCATTTTGGCGGATCGATTGCAGCGATCCCCGGCACCGATGTGCAGGTGTACATCGCCGTGGTCGCCTTTGCGATTAACCTGATTGTGGCGGTGCTGTTGACGCTGGTCTTCCATGCCGTGAAGCTGGCGGACGGCAAGGACATTACGCGGAGGTCCGACTACGGCGCCAACGAGCACAATCCGAAGGTCGCCGAATTGTCAACGAGATTCCCGCGGACCCCAATAGCCTGA
- a CDS encoding DUF3311 domain-containing protein, with product METNSHDMPTRGPARPAPYVVSGVLLGLGIILPLLVPMYASIEPRLGGMPFFYWYQMMLVPIEAVVIGICYWVMTREDQRRRDVLKRDVTGKAPTATNDDGGEGR from the coding sequence ATGGAGACCAATTCCCACGATATGCCAACCCGTGGGCCGGCCAGACCGGCCCCCTATGTCGTCAGCGGGGTGCTGCTGGGACTGGGAATCATTCTGCCGTTGCTCGTACCGATGTATGCCAGCATCGAGCCGCGTCTGGGCGGCATGCCGTTCTTCTACTGGTACCAGATGATGCTTGTGCCGATCGAGGCGGTTGTCATCGGCATCTGTTACTGGGTCATGACGCGGGAGGACCAGCGCCGCAGGGACGTCCTGAAACGCGACGTGACCGGCAAGGCGCCGACGGCAACGAACGACGACGGCGGTGAAGGGCGATGA
- a CDS encoding Na+/H+ antiporter, whose protein sequence is MEVALGLLVLVAVVCAGSALGRKINVSVPLLLVLAGVVGSFLPFVPRIELNPELVLVGLLPPLLYAAALRTSLFDFGSNRRAIGLLSVGYVIFGTVSVGFIAWWLFPEIPLAAAIALGAVVAPPDAVAATAIARKVGMPRRIVSILEGESLVNDATALVCLRAAIAAVSGSVSAAEIGGGFIVAAGGGLLVGLAVAYVLAQLRKRIRNVAINTSTSLMAPFVAYLPAEAIHASGVLAVVVTGLIMGAKAPSMPGGAARQSQRSNWDTVQFLLENSVFLLIGLQVRTIIEGVQDDSLGAGRIWAGCVAILLAVLVLRPVWVFPATYLPRLIPAVRRKDPAPPWTYPAIISWAGMRGVVTLAAVLVLPADLEHRSVLILAAMVVVGGTLALQGLSLPALVRRLQVQGPDQREDALNQASLMQLATTAGVDRLEELRSDDDPPEVMAMLKRRTQERGLAAWERLGRPGPEAATPSRRYAQLRLAMLEAERAKVLELRRTGGYAHEVLSDVLERLDVEESMLDSSLDDLEMPGTGGSPLRAVGGCEHLEDAAFPAVPDGAFCAECVREGTTTVHLRMCLDCGNVACCDSSPGTHASKHYESSGHPAMRSIEPGEEWRWCYVDGLLG, encoded by the coding sequence ATGGAAGTGGCCCTGGGACTGCTTGTGCTGGTGGCAGTGGTGTGTGCCGGCAGCGCGCTCGGCCGGAAAATCAATGTGTCCGTTCCGCTCCTGCTTGTCTTGGCCGGCGTTGTGGGTTCGTTTCTGCCGTTCGTCCCGAGGATCGAGTTGAACCCTGAGCTGGTGCTCGTGGGGCTGCTCCCGCCGTTGCTTTATGCCGCAGCACTCCGGACCTCGCTCTTCGACTTCGGCTCCAACCGGCGCGCCATCGGCCTGCTCTCGGTGGGCTACGTCATTTTCGGCACGGTCTCCGTGGGTTTCATTGCCTGGTGGCTTTTCCCCGAGATCCCGCTGGCTGCGGCCATCGCGCTGGGTGCGGTGGTGGCGCCGCCGGATGCCGTGGCGGCCACGGCCATTGCCCGCAAGGTGGGTATGCCGCGCCGGATTGTCAGCATCCTTGAAGGGGAATCGCTGGTCAACGACGCGACGGCCCTGGTCTGCCTCCGCGCGGCCATCGCAGCGGTTTCGGGATCCGTCTCCGCCGCTGAGATCGGCGGCGGATTCATTGTGGCGGCCGGTGGCGGCCTGCTGGTGGGCCTCGCCGTCGCCTATGTCCTGGCCCAGCTCCGCAAGAGGATCCGGAACGTGGCGATCAACACCTCGACGTCGCTGATGGCGCCTTTCGTCGCTTATCTGCCGGCGGAGGCAATCCACGCCTCGGGTGTCCTCGCCGTCGTCGTCACGGGTCTGATCATGGGCGCGAAAGCGCCGTCCATGCCGGGCGGGGCTGCGCGCCAGAGCCAGCGAAGCAACTGGGACACGGTCCAGTTCCTGCTGGAGAACTCCGTGTTCCTTCTCATCGGGCTGCAGGTCCGGACCATCATTGAAGGAGTCCAGGATGACTCGCTGGGCGCGGGCAGAATCTGGGCCGGCTGTGTGGCGATCCTGCTGGCCGTGCTGGTGCTGCGGCCGGTCTGGGTGTTCCCCGCAACGTATCTTCCCCGGCTGATTCCTGCCGTCCGCCGCAAGGATCCGGCGCCGCCGTGGACGTACCCGGCCATCATTTCCTGGGCCGGGATGCGGGGTGTGGTGACTCTTGCCGCGGTACTGGTCCTGCCGGCGGATCTGGAGCACCGCTCCGTGCTGATCCTGGCCGCCATGGTGGTGGTGGGCGGCACGCTTGCGCTCCAGGGGCTCTCGCTGCCTGCTTTGGTCCGGCGGCTGCAGGTCCAGGGTCCGGATCAGCGCGAGGATGCCCTGAACCAGGCGTCGCTGATGCAGCTGGCCACAACCGCGGGCGTGGACCGCCTCGAGGAGCTGCGCTCGGATGATGATCCGCCGGAGGTCATGGCGATGCTCAAACGGCGGACGCAGGAACGCGGCCTGGCGGCGTGGGAACGGCTCGGCCGGCCGGGGCCGGAGGCGGCCACCCCCAGCCGGCGCTACGCCCAGCTGCGGCTGGCCATGCTGGAGGCGGAGCGGGCAAAAGTCCTGGAACTAAGGCGCACCGGCGGGTACGCCCACGAAGTTCTCAGCGATGTTCTGGAGAGACTGGATGTGGAGGAATCGATGCTCGACTCATCCCTGGACGATCTGGAAATGCCCGGCACCGGCGGGAGCCCCCTGAGGGCGGTTGGCGGCTGCGAACATCTGGAGGACGCCGCGTTCCCGGCTGTCCCCGATGGCGCCTTCTGCGCGGAGTGCGTCCGTGAAGGAACGACGACGGTCCACCTCAGAATGTGCCTGGACTGCGGGAACGTGGCCTGCTGCGATTCGTCACCCGGCACCCACGCCTCCAAGCACTACGAATCAAGCGGCCACCCTGCCATGCGCAGCATTGAGCCGGGCGAGGAGTGGCGCTGGTGTTATGTGGACGGGTTGCTGGGGTGA